A genome region from Oenanthe melanoleuca isolate GR-GAL-2019-014 chromosome 2, OMel1.0, whole genome shotgun sequence includes the following:
- the E2F5 gene encoding transcription factor E2F5: MAAAAEAAGGGSSRHEKSLGLLTTKFVSLLQEAKDGVLDLKAAADTLAVRQKRRIYDITNVLEGIDLIEKKSKNSIQWKGVGAGCNTKEVVDRLRYLEAEIEDLELKEKELDQQKLWLQQSIKNVMDDSTNHQFSYVTHEDICNCFNGDTLLAIQAPCGTQLEVPRPEMGQNGQKKYQINLKSNSGPIHVLLINKESSSSKPTVFPVPPPDDLAQPPSQPAAPVTPLKPAAAPPDPPEQHDPSQGQELPQTAAADTPSDGSAQRDSTAPAAPYSSLPEPELYPSLSGDSAQASASSSDYQSLLPLDVSCILKPNSFDIAKMEEPAGNISGDIIDELMSSDVFPLLRLSPTPGDDYNFNLDDNEGVCDLFDVQILNY; encoded by the exons ATGGCCGCGGCGGCCgaggcggcgggcggcggcagcagccGCCACGAGaagagcctggggctgctcaccaCCAAGTTCGTGTCGCTGCTGCAGGAGGCCAAGGACGGCGTGCTGGACCTCAAAGCG GCTGCTGATACGCTTGCTGTGaggcagaagagaaggatcTATGATATCACCAATGTTCTGGAGGGCATTGATCTCATTGAGAAGAAGTCAAAAAACAGCATTCAGTGGAA aggAGTAGGTGCTGGCTGCAATACAAAAGAAGTCGTAGACAGGCTGAGGTATCTGGAAGCTGAAATTGAAGACTTAgagctaaaagaaaaagaattggATCAGCAGAAACTGTGGCTTCAGCAAAGTATCAAGAACGTCATGGATGACTCTACAAACCACCA attttcttatGTCACCCATGAAGATATCTGCAACTGTTTCAATG GAGATACACTTCTAGCAATTCAAGCACCTTGTGGTACGCAGTTAGAAGTACCTAGACCTGAAATG GGACAGAACGGACAGAAGAAATACCAGATCAATCTTAAAAGTAATTCAGGACCTATCCATGTGCTGCTTATAAATAAGGAATCGAGCTCCTCCAAGCCCACGGTGTTTCCGGTTCCTCCACCCGATGACCTTGCACAGCCCCCatctcagcctgcagctccagtaACTCCACTTAaaccagctgcagctcctccagatCCCCCAGAACAACACGACCCGAGCCAAGGACAGGAGTTACCCCAAACAGCAGCTGCGGACACACCATCAG ATGGCAGTGCCCAGCGGGACAGTACAGCCCCCGCAGCTCCCTACTCCAGCCTTCCGGAGCCAGAGCTGTACCCCAGCCTGTCTGGAGACAGTGCCCAAGCCTCAGCCAGCTCCAGTGACTACCAGAGCTTGCTGCCTCTGGATGTCAGCTGTATTCTCAAGCCAAACTCATTTGACATTGCAAAGATGGAGGAGCCTGCAG GAAATATCAGTGGAGATATTATTGATGAACTCATGTCTTCTGATG tttttcctctcttacGACTCTCTCCTACTCCCGGAGATGACTACAACTTTAACCTGGATGATAATGAAGGAGTCTGTGATCTCTTTGATGTGCAGATACTAAATTATTAG
- the RBIS gene encoding ribosomal biogenesis factor: protein MAKSSRGSVFRIARSGVLRAKAKGKARPVTSGLRQINIKNAEKVSAINKAFAEVQQEIQQLSKGTTAEPQKTQQVSTNVEEEPANVDAATSLLSQL, encoded by the exons ATGGCCAAGAGCAGCCGCGGCAGCGTGTTCCGCATCGCCCGCAGCGGCGTCCTCAGGGCCAAGGCTAAGGGCAAGGCGCGGCCCGTCACCTCCGGGCTGAGGCAG ataaacattaaaaatgctgaaaaagtTAGCGcaataaataaagcatttgCCGAAGTTCAGCAAGAAATCCAGCAGCTATCAAAAGGTACCACAGCAGAACCTCAGAAGACTCAGCAG gttTCCACAAATGTGGAAGAGGAACCAGCAAATGTGGATGCTGCCACAAGCTTATTATCTCAATTGTAA